Proteins co-encoded in one Deinococcus aerius genomic window:
- a CDS encoding alkaline phosphatase, with amino-acid sequence MKHLAIALTLALAGVASAADVTIYPYDGARLLAGQRFDLRVEVAGLGAGETPEVTLDGRPLTGAQVSSSGAGKAEITLRGQSLTAGTHTLTVRSGETVRSARWTAEGYARPARAPRNVILFIGDGMGWNTLNAAKLVAAGYDPRNGLPRGTLAIEADADGSATVTTSSYDSFIVDSANSASSIATGQKVQVNALNVYPDNTDDTLDNPRVETITEMLRRTRNASVGIVTNTFGTDATPAAFAAHTRRRGDYSAIADQFFQGAAKPDVLLFGGSKDFIPQSAPGSRRKDNTDWIAQAQTLGFQFVSNRTELLKANGNKLFGLFNIDNFPSYLDRAVWQRPEMLGDFKDMPYLWEMTQKAVETLEGNPNGFFLMVESGMIDKYEHPLDWTRAVWDVLELDKTVAWAKNYAKTHGDTLVVVTADHAHSFSVYGGFDTTKAASGREAVGIYEKAGFPTYGDSQDRNGLPLPSTGRTLAAGFAATPDYCETYQSREVFKEPTVKQGDVYVANPEVCAETGAFARTGTLPKGTNNGVHSADPVPLFAFGPGANLFRNQIDQTDVFFTIARALGLNPARELR; translated from the coding sequence TTGAAACACCTTGCCATTGCACTGACCCTGGCCCTGGCGGGCGTCGCCAGCGCCGCCGACGTGACGATCTACCCCTATGACGGCGCGAGACTCCTCGCCGGGCAGCGCTTCGACCTGCGGGTGGAGGTCGCGGGCCTGGGCGCGGGCGAGACCCCCGAGGTCACCCTGGACGGCCGCCCGCTGACGGGGGCGCAGGTGAGTTCCAGCGGCGCGGGCAAGGCCGAGATCACCCTGCGGGGACAGAGCCTGACGGCCGGGACGCATACCCTTACCGTCCGCAGCGGGGAGACGGTGCGCAGCGCCCGCTGGACCGCCGAGGGCTACGCCCGCCCGGCCCGGGCGCCCAGGAACGTGATCCTTTTCATCGGGGACGGGATGGGCTGGAACACCCTCAACGCCGCGAAGCTGGTCGCCGCCGGGTACGACCCCCGCAACGGCCTCCCGCGCGGCACGCTCGCCATCGAGGCGGACGCGGACGGCAGCGCCACCGTGACCACGAGTTCCTACGACTCCTTCATCGTGGACTCGGCCAACTCGGCGTCGAGCATCGCCACCGGGCAGAAGGTCCAGGTCAACGCCCTGAACGTCTACCCCGACAACACCGACGACACTCTGGACAACCCCCGGGTGGAGACCATCACCGAGATGCTGCGGCGCACCCGGAACGCCTCGGTCGGCATCGTGACGAACACCTTCGGCACCGACGCCACGCCCGCCGCCTTCGCCGCGCACACCCGCCGCCGCGGCGACTACAGCGCCATCGCCGACCAGTTCTTCCAGGGGGCGGCCAAGCCCGACGTGCTGCTCTTCGGCGGCAGCAAGGACTTCATCCCCCAGAGCGCGCCGGGCTCGCGCCGCAAGGACAACACGGACTGGATCGCGCAGGCGCAGACACTGGGCTTCCAGTTCGTCTCCAACCGTACGGAACTCCTCAAGGCGAACGGGAACAAGCTCTTCGGCCTGTTCAACATCGACAACTTCCCCTCCTACCTCGACCGCGCGGTGTGGCAGCGCCCGGAGATGCTGGGCGACTTCAAGGACATGCCCTACCTCTGGGAGATGACCCAGAAGGCTGTCGAGACGCTGGAGGGGAACCCCAACGGCTTTTTCCTGATGGTCGAGAGCGGCATGATCGACAAGTACGAGCACCCGCTGGACTGGACCCGCGCCGTGTGGGACGTGCTGGAACTCGACAAGACCGTGGCCTGGGCCAAGAACTACGCGAAGACGCACGGGGACACCCTGGTGGTCGTCACCGCCGACCACGCCCACTCCTTCAGCGTGTACGGGGGCTTCGACACCACGAAGGCGGCCAGCGGGCGCGAGGCGGTCGGCATCTACGAGAAGGCGGGCTTCCCGACCTACGGGGACAGCCAGGACCGCAACGGCCTCCCGCTCCCCTCGACCGGGCGCACGCTGGCGGCGGGCTTCGCGGCGACCCCCGACTACTGCGAGACGTATCAGTCGCGTGAAGTCTTCAAGGAACCCACCGTGAAGCAGGGCGACGTGTACGTGGCGAACCCCGAGGTCTGCGCGGAGACTGGCGCCTTCGCCCGCACCGGCACGCTGCCCAAGGGGACGAACAACGGCGTGCACTCGGCCGACCCGGTGCCGCTCTTCGCCTTCGGTCCGGGCGCGAACCTCTTCCGCAACCAGATCGATCAGACCGACGTGTTCTTCACCATCGCGCGGGCCCTGGGCCTGAACCCGGCGCGCGAACTGCGCTGA
- a CDS encoding FAD:protein FMN transferase, producing MPALKAALLGTTVHLRGVGATRVLAEMRRLEALLTRFRASPLTRLNQSGVLEDPPAELTAALRHALRIARATRGLVTPTVLGALQQVGYGEPSPGRPLARGVPDARQVRVSAGSIHLAPGVGLDLGGTAKTWIASRASAGFEGEFVLDAGGDVLLAQRAPVSVSVAHPFGGPPLALDLPAGRWGVATSSVLTRVFPGGPHLIDPRTGRPLRSRLVQVTVAARQLTVAEVLTKLAFLDEAELGRLARRAVVLAYERSGRALLWGPGGFGPVRGAA from the coding sequence ATGCCCGCTCTGAAGGCGGCGCTGCTGGGCACCACCGTGCATCTGCGTGGCGTGGGCGCGACCCGCGTGCTCGCCGAGATGCGGCGGCTGGAAGCCCTGCTGACCCGCTTCCGCGCCTCCCCGCTCACCCGCCTGAACCAGAGCGGCGTGCTGGAGGACCCGCCCGCCGAGCTGACGGCGGCGCTGCGCCACGCGCTCAGGATCGCGCGCGCCACGCGCGGCCTGGTGACGCCCACCGTGCTGGGCGCCCTCCAGCAGGTGGGGTACGGCGAGCCCAGCCCGGGCCGGCCGCTGGCCCGCGGGGTGCCGGACGCCCGGCAGGTGCGGGTGAGCGCCGGGAGCATCCACCTGGCCCCCGGGGTCGGCCTCGACCTGGGCGGCACTGCCAAGACGTGGATTGCGTCGCGCGCCAGCGCCGGGTTCGAGGGCGAGTTCGTCCTCGACGCGGGTGGAGACGTGCTGCTCGCGCAGCGGGCGCCGGTCAGCGTGAGCGTCGCCCACCCCTTCGGCGGCCCGCCGCTGGCCCTCGACCTCCCGGCGGGCCGCTGGGGGGTGGCGACCAGCAGCGTGCTGACCCGGGTGTTTCCCGGAGGACCTCACCTGATCGATCCCCGCACGGGGCGCCCCCTGCGTTCACGCCTCGTGCAGGTCACGGTGGCGGCCCGGCAGCTCACGGTCGCCGAGGTCCTCACCAAGCTCGCGTTTCTGGACGAGGCCGAGCTGGGCCGCCTCGCCCGCCGGGCGGTGGTGCTGGCCTACGAGCGTTCGGGACGGGCGCTGCTCTGGGGCCCGGGCGGCTTCGGGCCCGTTCGGGGGGCGGCGTGA
- a CDS encoding ferric reductase-like transmembrane domain-containing protein: MTPASPDRGRLLNDVLGALLLTGLAGAWLLAYGQLASGPLAWLVLRATGLTAYVALTLSVVLGTLTASKFAPPWWPRAVSYGWHGLLSGFALAASAVHGAFLLVDGRFPQTLAGVLVPGRATFEPLPVGLGTVGLELLALVYASTLWRTRLSRRAWKALHLLAYPAFILATLHGLLLGSDPAMPLYAVGVTATLAATALRLLEARRAPSPARPHRG; this comes from the coding sequence GTGACCCCCGCCTCACCGGACCGGGGGCGCCTCCTGAACGACGTGCTCGGCGCCCTGCTGCTCACGGGCCTCGCGGGAGCGTGGCTGCTCGCATACGGGCAGCTCGCGTCCGGGCCGCTGGCCTGGCTGGTGCTGCGGGCCACCGGCCTCACGGCGTACGTCGCCCTCACGCTGAGCGTGGTGCTGGGAACGCTCACCGCCTCGAAGTTCGCCCCGCCTTGGTGGCCGCGCGCCGTGAGCTACGGCTGGCACGGCCTGCTGTCCGGGTTCGCCCTCGCCGCGTCCGCCGTCCACGGGGCCTTCCTGCTGGTGGATGGCCGCTTCCCGCAGACGCTGGCAGGCGTGCTGGTGCCGGGGCGCGCGACCTTCGAGCCGCTTCCGGTCGGCCTGGGCACGGTGGGCCTGGAGCTGCTGGCCCTCGTCTACGCCTCGACGCTGTGGCGGACCCGGCTGTCCCGGCGGGCCTGGAAGGCGCTGCACCTGCTGGCGTACCCGGCCTTCATCCTCGCCACCCTCCACGGGCTGCTGCTCGGCAGCGACCCCGCGATGCCGCTGTACGCCGTGGGCGTGACGGCCACACTCGCCGCCACCGCCCTGCGCCTGCTGGAAGCGCGCCGGGCACCCTCGCCCGCCCGGCCTCACCGGGGGTAA